In one Nicotiana sylvestris chromosome 8, ASM39365v2, whole genome shotgun sequence genomic region, the following are encoded:
- the LOC104211111 gene encoding uncharacterized protein: MLQTQSFISSNYFFPLSFPPNPITSIHNFPHKPNATRRSVSATKSHAPPSQSWLAEAPDETVTVTTDAPPEEGPIELPSSITDIFATSDDPSPLQTATSLLLTGAISVFLFRSLRRRAKRAKELKLRSTGAKKTLKEEAMESLKAMTPTPVDAKAPPSPVQALLGGLTAGVIALLLYKFTTTIEASLNRQALSDSFSVRQITITIRTIINGICYLATFVFAINSVGLFLYSGQLALNSIMGDSASEETNNKGEAQLSSKDPTSARPVDSTEANRDDGNKTSEDTK; this comes from the exons ATGTTGCAGACACAATCCTTCATCTCATCCAACTACTTCTTCCCTCTCTCTTTCCCTCCTAACCCCATCACTTCAATTCACAATTTTCCCCACAAACCCAATGCCACGCGCCGTTCAGTCTCAGCCACTAAATCCCACGCGCCGCCGTCACAGTCATGGCTTGCTGAGGCCCCTGATGAAACCGTTACCGTTACAACTGACGCGCCACCGGAGGAGGGACCCATTGAGCTTCCATCTTCAATAACGGATATATTTGCTACTTCTGATGACCCTTCTCCTCTTCAAACTGCCACCAGTCTTCTCCTCACCGGTGCTATTTCCGTTTTCCTCTTTCGCTCCCTCCGCCGCCGCGCTAAACGTGCTAAAGAACTG AAACTTAGGTCAACAGGGGCAAAGAAAACATTGAAGGAGGAGGCAATGGAGAGTTTGAAAGCTATGACGCCAACACCAGTTGACGCCAAAGCTCCACCTTCACCTGTTCAAGCACTGTTGGGAGGTTTAACAGCGGGTGTTATTGCACTTCTCCTTTACAAGTTCACTACCACCATTGAAGCTTCTCTCAATCGGCAGGCGCTTTCAGATAGTTTCTCG GTTCGCCAGATTACAATAACGATTAG AACTATTATTAATGGAATATGCTACCTCGCAACATTTGTCTTTGCCATCAACTCTGTCGGTTTGTTCCTTTATTCGGGTCAACTTGCCTTGAACTCTATCATGGGAGATTCTGCTAGTGAAGAAACTAATAATAAAGGTGAAGCACAATTGAGTTCGAAGGATCCAACATCAGCACGTCCTGTAGATAGCACTGAAGCGAACAGAGACGACGGCAATAAAACATCTGAGGATACAAAATAG